ACCGCTTCAGCTAATTGCGCAGTTAATGCAGCTTCATTGGCTCTACTTGCCTCAAAGTTAGCTCGAATGCTTTCAAGCGCTTGCTCCGATATAGAGTTATTTTGATAGAGTTGCTCTCCTCTATTTTTTAACAGTTTTTGTTCATGCTGTTTGGCTTTTGCGGCACTAATGTTTGCCTCAATCGCTTTTACATTGGTATCGAGACGTTTGTTTTGAAGTTTGGCATCATCAAGCATCAACTCTGCTTGCTCTAATGCTAGGGTATATGGGCCTTGATCTATGCTAAATAATACATCACCTGCTTTTACTTGTTGGTTATTACTAACTAACACTTTAACTACGCGACCATTAATTTGTGGCGATATTTGCACTACAGGATGATAAACACGTGCTTGCGGCGTAACAGGTAAGTATATATCAGCGATTAAATAGTAAATGAATACGAAAACAAATCCGATAAGGGAAAGTCTTACGTAACGCGAAAACGTTTCATCTGGTGTCATTTATTTGCCTTATTCTTAAGGTGATTTTCAATACAGTTTTGAGCGTTTGTTTCCATTTTTATTAAGCCTTGGGCCATTAAATCTAATTGATAAATGGTGAAACCATGATAAAGCTGTTTTTTAACTTCAGCGATCTTCTCTTTTAGTGTATGTAAAGTTTTATGGCCTTGCTCAGTAAAGTAGATATTTTTGCTGCGTTTATCATGCTCATCTACACATCGGGTGATGAGTAACTGGGTTTCTAATTGTTTTATTGTACGAGTAAGTGAAGGCATTTCTATACCTAAACTATGGGCTAATTGTTGCTGGGTAACACCTTCGTTAAGCATATTAATATGTATTAAAGCTGTCCAACGAGATTGCGTTAAACCAAGTGGCTCAACGGCAATTGTCACTACATCTCGGCATAAACGATGTACACGGCCCATATCGCCGCATAATGTTAAATCAAGGGATTCGTGATAAGGAACTTGTGTGGGTATAACCATAACTACCTCTAACTACTTAGCGTGCTAACTAATATGTAAAATTTTAACATTAGTTAGCACGCTAAGTAAATATAAAGTAAGTAATCTAAATAATAAATAGAGGTTCACAGCCTTAAAAAATATAATATCGAACTGATAAATTATTAACTTTTCTACTAAATATTGGTGTATTTCACAGTAACTCAAAAAATCTATTAAATTAACTAATTGTATTTTATATGTTTTAATTTTTGGCGTTATCTTTGCTACTATTAATTACATAGGCATACTTGGAAAATAAAATATAAATAACGGAGTAGCACATGTCAGTAATTCTTGAAGATCGACCAATTGAACAAGTACGAGAAGAAACGATAGATCAGTTAATATTTAACTATAGTCACGGCGTTATTTCGGCAGAAGCGTTCGAGCGCCGGCTAGATGATGCGATGAGTAGTGATACTCACCAAGAAATTGTCGATCTCGTTGCTGATTTAACGTTAAAAGCTGACACTAAATATAATGACAATAAAGAGCATCAATTTACGCCTAGTTATACGAAAGGAGACAGCGACGACAATTTAAACCTGAATAGTATTTTAGGTAATGTCGAACGAAGCGGCCAATGGAATGTGCCAAAAACTATCATCATCAATAGTATTTTAGGGGAAGCGGTACTCGACTTTACCGATGCTATTTTTCAACACCAGCATGTGACAATTAAGTTAAACTGCATCTTAGGCAGCAACAAAGTTTATGTACCTGAAAACATTAATGTTGTTTGTAAATCTTTTGGTATTATTAGTAGCATTGAAAATAAAGCCCCTTCCATGGCGAATAAGCAAGCGCCGGTTATTACGATTGAAGGTAAAGTCGTATTAGGCTCGTTAAGTGTTTCAATTAAAAGAACGATTAAAGAAAAATTTATCGCCTTTGCAAATAACTTGAAAGCCGCTTTTGACAGTGAAAAATAATTTACTTTGCTAAATATGACTAGGTTATGGCTAAAGGTGAGTAGGCTACCAAACTTAAGTTCGTGCTAGGTTATTATTTTCAAAAAGAGCCAATATAAACATTATGTATTTGCTCTTTTAAATACTTTTTAATAGTTATAGTTATAGCAAACCAAAAGCTGACATCAAGCTGCGACCGCCCAATAACAAAGTAATAAAAATAACCGCTGTTGCTGCAATATTTTGCCAGCGATTATTTCGGTACTCCCCTAACGCTTGAGTATTAACAATCCATAATAAAAATATACTGATCAAAGGTAGAAGCAGGCCATTCGCAATTTGCGCAAACCAAATGATGGTTACCGGTTTAAAGCCAGCACTACTGATTAGCACGCCTAAAATTAAGATAATTATCCACGTTAATCTAAAGCCAAAGCCATTTAAGCTTTTATCTAAATTTAAAATACCGCTCAATGCAAAAGCCGCAGCTAAAGGCGCTGTAATCGCTGATGATATACCTGCAGCGAAAAGTCCAAAGCCTAAAAATATACTGGCAGCGTCACCAAACAATGGTTGTAAAGAAGGCGCAATATCGGCGGCGCTTTGCAAACTAATTTGTTTACCAAAAAACGCAGAAGCAGCGGTGGATAAAATAGCTACCGAGATTAGAGCACCAAGTGGAATGGACACAAACAAATCTTGTCGAGCCTTTGAAATGTCGTCTACTGAATGCCATTTTTTACTTGCTGTGGAAGCATGCAAAAACAAATTATAGGGGACGACTGTAGTACCAATAAGTGCAATAACGGTGAGGGTTGCGCCTGTAGGTAAGTCAAAGGCAATAAAACCTTTACCTAACTCAAGCCACTGTGGGTCACTTAAGAAAAACGTGACGATAAACGCCACACTCATTAAGCCCACCAAAAGTACTAAAGCACTTTCAATAACTTTGTAGCTACCCGTGATCAATAACAAAAAGGCAATTACACCAATCGATAATGGAAATAACCAATTAACGTAAGATACCTCCCAACCTAGTTGCTCAACCACACTAACCAAGCCTAAACTTGCACCTGAGATATTACCACTTTGATATGCACCATTACCGACGACAATAGCACTAACAACTAGCATAATCACCAATGCCTTAATCAATGGTTGTTTGATGGCATGTCGAATGTTTTCACCCAAGCCTTGCTGGCTAACAATACCTAGTCTTGCCGCCATTTCTTGTAGAACAAGGGTCGCAACCATAGCAAATAATAAAGCCCACACTAATGAAAGACCATAATTTGCACCTGCCATTGATGCAGTAATAATAGTACCTGGACCAATAAACGCTGCCGTGACTAAAAATGCTGGCCCTATTTTTGGGAGTCTCATATTTACCTACCTTGTGATTGTTATTATTTTTATATGTCAGTTGTGCTTTTATTTATCATATCAATAAATGTTAAAGGATTTTAGTGAGATAAACTGTATTAATTAATGGCTTATCTTGTCATAAAGAGGATAAGCATAAGCCTGTTTTATTCATCTAATTATTATTACCATGAAAGCCAATAACCAAGTAATACTGCTAAATTACACAAATACCCTAGTCGCATCTTATAATTTTGATTAAACTACCGCAATTCACTGATATAAGCCTATTGTTATGGAAAAACACCAGGAACTATTAATCGCCTTAAGAAAAGTGATTCGCGCGATTGATTTACATTCAAAACATCTTAATAAAACATCAGGCTTAACCAGCCCGCAATTATTAATTATGTTAGAAATTGACAAAGCCTCAGGTATAAATTCAAGCCAAGTGGCAAAAAATGTTAATTTAAGCCCTGCAACTGTCACTAATATTCTTGATAGGCTAGAAAACAAAAAGCTGATTTTAAGAGTACGTGACACACAAGATAAACGTAAAGTAGGTTTATATTTAACTGATGACGGTAAAGCATTATTACTTAATGCTCCACAAGCTTTGCAAGAACATTTTATAGAAAAATTTTCTAGCTTGGCTCAATGGGAGCAATCTCAATTGTTGTCTTCAATGGAACGATTATCAGAAATGATGAATGCGGATGAAATAGATGCCGCACCACTATTAGAGTTGCATGCAATGAGCGCCAGCAGTATAAATAAAACTGACGCCCCTAAAAGTTAACGCAATAAATGTAAAAAGTGTAAATGTTTATGGTATTGATCAATAACATTATTGATCACTGCCGTTTTTGACCAACCCATAATGTCATAATCTTAGCCACCTCTTACCTAAATGCACTTCTGCTCAATAATAAATACCTTTATTCATCGTCGACAACCTCCTCGACATAGTCCCGTTGTGAAGACTTAATTACAATGATTGATTTTACAAAAAACTAGCAGTATTTTGTTAGAGCGCTTTATGCCCACGAGTCTAAAGAGCAAATTTAAAGGCTAAGCAAGGATAGAACGCGTATCTATGATTTATACCTCTATTAAGTCATCTTTCTCGAACCAATTGATTGAAAGCTACAAAGACAACAGCAGGAGTTTAATATTCTCCTTTATGATAGCTTTATGCTTTACTAAATTTAGTTCAGTATGAAGTCAGTATATACAGATTAAGACCCATTCCATTTGAACTTGAAAAAGGTCTTAGCGCAAAACTAAGCAAGCGATTATATTACTATTGACGAGCGATAGTAGTGCCTGCTTATTTTGCAGGCTGATTAATAGTATTCATCTGTAAAGTTACTGCCGTTTGCGCCAATAATCTACCATTGACCGAAGTGCCTGTATTGACGGCAATTAAGGTTTTACTCAAAACAACACCTTCAAAATGGGCATTGGTACCAAGAGTAGTAGAACCAGCTACTTGCCAGAAAATATTTTTAGCTAAAGCACCGCCAGCTAGTGTAATTCTCGTTGTATTAGCTTGGTTCAAATTACCAGAAACTTGCATGATCCAAACATCAGTCGGACTGCCCGAGAGTGTAATATCGGTGCTAATTGTTACATCGGTAGACCATTTATAAAGGCCTGGTTCCAGCGTTAACCCGCCAATTTCACCCGCGCCAAGCTCAATAAAATTAGGGGATACTCGTCCGGCAGCATCATCATATGCGTTGCCCATATCACCTATAGCCAAGTCCAAATGATTAGGAGAGTATATTGCACATGGAAGTGGGCCCGCAACATCAACCGTGTATATATCACCGGTCACTTCATCACAACTTAGTAACAAGGCAGCACCGGTGATTGGGCTAGTACCCACATCGCCAACAATGGCTGAACGATAGACATCGGTAATGCCAGATTGACTCAACACAGCGAATGCACCAGCGCTTCTAAGATCAACAGCTGACGGACCCGCAGCCATAACATTTCCGGTAAACAAGCCAGCAATAACTAATGGCAACAGTAACTTTTTGGTATTATTTTTTAGCATATTCATCAATACTTCCTCCAACAGGAACGTTAAATTTGACAGTGTTCGCATTACGAACACTTTCGTCTTAACAAGAGGATTGCAACGAACACGCCAACATAATCAGTTCAACAGAACGAAATTAACTGTCTGATATTAAAGTGTATTTTAAATAAACTTGAACACATGATGAAATATCTACATGACTAAACCATCATTATTGGCAGAAATATTAGCGAGATCTACCATATGTGATAGGTTGTACTTAACCTGCATAAGGTGAACTAAAGGCGTATAAACAAGGCCAAAGGAGAAAGTTCTATACTAGCGTTCTGTCTGCAACACTTATTTAGGTCCATACCTGACCATGAACAACCTCTGTTGCTACTTAGTTTGGTTTACTGCCATCGAAACTTTAAATAGATGATGGGACAAGTAGCACTGACTTAGGCTACTTATCGCTATGGCCGTACACTTTTTTTATATATGGACATTATTCCCGCACGATACCATATTTACGCATGCGGGCACGTAATGTGCTGGCGTTGAGCCCTAGGATCAATGCGGCGCCTTTAGGTCCTTCGATACGCCAGCTAGTTTGCTTTAATACGTTAACAATATGGTCACGTTCAAGATCAACCAATGCTTTAACCGAAGTCTCTTCGCTATCAGGCTGTTTATCAAAAGTTTCAAAGCGATCTAAAACCTGCAATGAGTTACCTTCACTGAGGATTACCGCTCGTTCTATCGCACTCTCCAGCTCGCGCACATTGCCAGGCCAACGGTGTTCTTGTAAAGCATTTAGTGCCTCTGTACTGATAATATCAATCTGCTTACCTATTTTCTTGTTGAACTTAATAACAAAATGTTTGACCAGTAGTGGAATATCTTCCTTACGTTGTCGCAGTGGTGGCAATGTGATCGGAAAAACATTGAGGCGGTAAAATAGATCTTCACGGAACATACCGTTACGTACTTCATTAATAATATTACGATTAGTCGCGGCAATAATTCTAACATCAACCTTAATAGTGCGTGGACTGCCTAAACGCTCAAACTCACCATCCTGAATGACCCTAAGCAGTTTTGCTTGCATATCTAATGGCAGCTCGCCAATTTCGTCCAGGAAGAGCGTTCCTCCATCGGCTAGCTCAAATCGGCCTATTTGTTTACTATCTGAACCGGTAAAAGCGCCTCGTTCTCGGCCAAACAGCTCGCTCTCTATTAACGTTGCCGGCAAGGTAGTACAGTCAACCGTGATCAAGGGTCGATTTTTTCGTACACTTCGGCTGTGAATAGCACGAGCGATAACGCCTTTTCCTGTACCTGTTTCACCTAGCAACAGCACAGTTGCATCCATCGGCGCAACCTGCTCTACTTTCTGAAAAACCTGCGAGAGTAGTTCGCTACTGCCAATGATTTCGTCAAAATTGTACTGCCGCGATACTTCCTTTTGCAGATAAACGTTCTCTGCTTGCAGTTTGTCCTTCAATTGCTTGATTTGAGTATAACTATCGCGCAATGAAGCTTCGGCCTTTTTGCGCTCTTCTATTTCCTGAGTTAGTTGCAAATTGCTCCGAGTCAGCTCTGCTGTTCGTTTTTGCACCGTTTCTTCCAGGGTATTATTCGTATGCTCGAGTTGCTTATACAACAAACGTACTTCCAACATGTTATATATGCGAGTTTTAACTTCAACTAAATCAAAAGGTTTGCTGATAAAATCTTTAGCGCCCGCTTGTAAAGCCTGCAATTTATGATTAGGTTGAGCAGTAAGCACAAGCACAGGCAGGTAGCCGTTAGCATCGTCAGCTTTCAGCGCTGCCATGACCTCGAAACCATCCATTATTGGCATCTGCAGATCCAGTAAGATCAGATCGAAGTCTGTTTCCTGATGTTGCGCACAGACAGCTTGAGGATCCATGGTAGTCGTCACGCTGGTATAGCCACTTTCAAACAATAGTTGTTCGAGCAAAAGTACATTCGGCTCTTGATCATCGACAATGAGAATTTTGGCTTGGAAAATATCGGCGGCGGTTATTGTCATCTTCAGTCCTTATCTCTGGTAGATTGTCTTCGGTCTTTGCTTTTGGCATATTCAAGCGCAATGTCTAGCGTTTGCATGAATTCTTTTATCCTGATCGGTTTGGTTAGATAACGGAAGAAGCCGGCATCTAGACCTTTGGCTATATCACGAGGGATGGCATTCGCACTAAGTGCCACCACCGGAATTCTCGCAGTATTAGGATCTTCGCTTAACACTTTCAACGCGGTTAAGCCGCTGATCCCCGGCAGATTAATGTCCATCAGGATAACATCGGGCTGATGGCTATGCGCCATCTCGATGCCCTGCACTGCGTCCGCTGCACTGAGAAAACCCAGATTGGGCCGACGAGAAATGATATTCTCCACTAGCATCAAATTGGCCGGATTATCCTCGACATAGAGTAAGGTTTGCCATAGGTCTGGATCTTGATATTGTTGCGCGGCCTTGATAATTGATGCGTCATTTTCAAGGTCTGATACGGGTTCATCGGTCCGCTTGAGTTCAAACCAGAACACACTACCAACGCCAACGGTGCTTTCTGCGCCGATGATACCTTCCATCGATTCGACCAAACGTTTACTGACCACCAGACCGATCCCTGTGCCTTCTTGGTTGTTGGCTTCCTGCCCAAGGCGGTTAAACGGTTGGAAGAGTTGCCCAAGTTGCTCCGCGGATAATCCTGCGCCAGTATCTCGAACGCTGATCCTCATCATATCAGTGCTACTTTGGTGGCTTTCCAAGAAAACGCTGCCCCCAGCTCGGTTATATTTAATCGCATTGGAGAGCAGATTAATAATGACCTGCTTAAGTCGAGTTCGATCGACGTTAATAAAATCAGGTGTTTTGGAGCGACTAAAAACGACTTTAATGTCATGTTTTTTAGCTTGAGGCTCACTCATTAATACACACTCTTTCATGACTTCGGCTAACGACACAGCTTCCATAGACATCGGTAACTTACCGGATTCTATCAACGCTAAATCGAGTATTTCATTAATCAATTCTAGTAAATACCAGCCGGCTTTGAGGATCTGACCAATGCTACGTTTTTGCGCGACAGTTGGTGCTGGTGTACTCGACTCCATCAATTGAGCAAAACCAAGAATAGCGCCTAGCGGTGTACGCAACTCGTGACTCATACTGGAGAGAAAGTCCGATTTGGCAAGATTAGCTTTCTCGGCCACGGCCTTAGCATTTTCCAGTTCGATGTTCTTATCTAACAATTTTTGATTTAGCCGATTGCGCTCAGTAACATCACGGGCGCCATAAAAAATCCCCTGTAATTTATTGTCTCGGTGATAAAATGTGGTCGCATTAATGGAAACCACCGTTTCTGTGCCATTTTTTGCTCGGGCAGTAAGTTCATAATCAGAGACGATCATTTCACTTAGCACCTTTTTAATTCCGGCCGCAGCAAAGGCAGGATCAGTAAAATAGTCTTTGAATGGTGTCCCGATCAGGGCGTCACGAGAATTCCCCGTAAGCTGCTCCATTTGCTTATTAACATCAGTAATAATACCGGCCGGATCCGTGGTAGTTAGCGCATCAATATTAGATTCAATCAAATTACGGGTATAGAAATGTTGATCTTGTAAACGTCGACCCAGTTCCTTTTGCTCTTCCTCAATGCGCTTACGAGCAGTATTGTCTGTACCAATTAGCAGATAACCAATAATAGCGCCTTGTGCATCACGCAGTGCCGTGACCGATACCACCGCAGGGAAGCGGCTACCGTCCTTGCGGATGTAGGTTAGCTCGTAGATATCCTCAATACCACGACGCGCTTTAAATACTAAGGCATCGAAACCTGGGGTGATAGCGGTTTCAAGTTCAATACTGAGTACTTTAGCGCGCTCGATTACTTCTTGTGGATCTGAGATATCAGCTGGCGTGATCTTGTTCATCACTTCTTCCGCCGCATAGCCGAGCATGCGCTCTGCCCCGACATTGAAGATCTGAATTACGCCATGGGCATCGGTCGCAATACTGGAAAAATTCGCGCTGTTGAAAATAGCGCTCTGCAAGGCTCCGGCTTTTTGCAACGCTTCTTCTGCTTGTTTACCAACACTATTATCGGTGCCAATTAACAGGTAACCGATGATAGTTTCCTGCTCATCGCGCAGCGCCGTGACTGACACTACCGCAGGAAAACGACTACCATCCTTACGGATGTAGGTCAGTTCGTATATATCTTCAATTCCCCGGCGTGCTTTGAACACTAGGGCATCAAACCCTGGTGTTATTAGCGTATTGAGCTCTTCACTCAGCGCTTCAGCACGAGCGATAACCTCTAATGGGTCAGAGATCTCGGCAGGGGTAATATTGTCTACGACTTCATCGGCAGAGTAACCCAACATCCGTTCGGCACCGACGTTAAAAATTTGAATTACCCCTTTAGCATCAGTGGCAATGCAGGAAAAATTGGCGCTGTTAAAAATAGCTCGTTGCAGCGCTCCAGCGTTTAAAAGCGCCTCTTCAGCTTGTCGGCGTTTGGTGATTTCTTCAATTGCAGCATCATGTAAGTCAACATCAGTGCTATCTTTCCCCCCTAACTGGTTTTTTTTCGCCTTTATCTCACTCTGTAATGTTTCTTTTCCAGCTCGAGCCACTTGCTTCGTGGCAGGCGACTTTCTACTTTTATTACTATTTTTCATTATTTATCTCAATGACCATCCGTTGATTTTGGTCGATATGACCTACATGGCGGCCCAGAGTCAAAACGAAATTTCCGGGATCTGAGTATTATTAGAACGATAACGCAGTACACTTTTGATACTGGCCGTTATGTTTTGTCGATCGAATATAGCATTTATTGCTAGCTGACTACTAAAGTTATCCCAACAATAACCGCATTATTTACCACCCACAAAAACAGAAACAGTCAAATATGACAATTCCTTCATATATGATGGATTAGTAACTAGTATACAAACTCATAACTTTGCAAATTAACGAAATAAGCTTTTGTTATTAAATAGTTTAAATTATAAATCTCATCTTTAAATACACTTTGGCCGCTAAGTTGCAATACCCCTTCTAACATTCTCAATAATTACCCCAGAAAGAGCCGTTTTAACGCTTATTTTTTATTAAAAGAACCTTTTAAATGATAAGACAGCTGATTTTTAGTATTCATTATTCACAAAAAACAGTAAATGCAATCGGTGCGGGCTAGGACAGAGAAATAACCATAATGTCACTAAGTTTTAAGGAAGAGTTATATGAATAAATTAATCAAAAAGACTTATCTTATATTTACTATGCTAATAGGAGTTTTTCTCTTAGCTGGTTGTAATCATGATGGTGGTAGCAACGACAATGGTGCTGAGCTTACTGCCATTGTGCTCACACCAGATAATGCCAGTATTCCGAACGGTTTAAGTGCACAATTTACCGCGATGGGTACTTATGATGATGGCACATCGTCTGATATATCCAACTCGGTAAGCTGGTCATCGGCAAACTTAGCTATTTCAACAATAGATGCTAGTGGCCTAGCCACGGGCTTGTCGATAGGCTCTACGGTAATCACTGCATCAAGTAACTCACCTTCAGGCGTGCAAACAGCAACGACCGAGCTGACCATTACCAATGCCACGCTAAGTGCTCTGGCTATTACCCCAGCTGAAACAAGCATTGCCAGTGGTTTGATAAAACAGTTTATCGCCACAGGTACCTATTCAGACGGGACCTCACCTGATGTGAGTTCATCTGTGACTTGGTCTTCTTCAGATCCGCTCGTAGCAACGGTTAATGCTAATGGCCTTGCGAGTGCGATTAGCACAGGTACAGCGGTAGTTAGCGCTACATTTGAAAATCAGTCAACCATGGCAACGCTAACGGTTACCAATGCAGTGTTGAATTCTATTACATTAACGCCTGTAGATCCAAGTGTTGCTAAAGGTATCAGCCAACAATTTACCGCGACCGGTATCTATTCAGATGGTATATCGACAGACATCAGCAGTTCAGTGACTTGGTCATCGTCAGATACGCAAATTGCAACAATCAATGCAAGTGGTCTTGCTAGTACTCTTGCCAGCGGTACAGCGGTTATTAGTGCTACTTTTGAAACTCAATCAGCAACTTCAATGTTAACGGTTACCGATGCAACCTTAAGTTCAATTGCAATGACACCCATTGATCCTAGCATTTCCAAAGGTGGTACCGAGCAGTTTACCGCTAGTGGGACTTACTCTGATGACACGATAGTTGATATCACAGATTCAGCCATATGGTCATCTGCAAATACCGACGTTGCAACGGTAAATCCGACAGGACTGGCAAGTGGTACTAATGCAGGTACAGCGATAATTACCGCTACTTCAGGCGAGCAATCCGCTAGTAGTACCCTTACCGTCACATCAGCA
The Colwellia sp. Arc7-D genome window above contains:
- a CDS encoding MarR family transcriptional regulator, producing MPTQVPYHESLDLTLCGDMGRVHRLCRDVVTIAVEPLGLTQSRWTALIHINMLNEGVTQQQLAHSLGIEMPSLTRTIKQLETQLLITRCVDEHDKRSKNIYFTEQGHKTLHTLKEKIAEVKKQLYHGFTIYQLDLMAQGLIKMETNAQNCIENHLKNKANK
- a CDS encoding LiaF domain-containing protein; this encodes MSVILEDRPIEQVREETIDQLIFNYSHGVISAEAFERRLDDAMSSDTHQEIVDLVADLTLKADTKYNDNKEHQFTPSYTKGDSDDNLNLNSILGNVERSGQWNVPKTIIINSILGEAVLDFTDAIFQHQHVTIKLNCILGSNKVYVPENINVVCKSFGIISSIENKAPSMANKQAPVITIEGKVVLGSLSVSIKRTIKEKFIAFANNLKAAFDSEK
- a CDS encoding Nramp family divalent metal transporter, whose product is MRLPKIGPAFLVTAAFIGPGTIITASMAGANYGLSLVWALLFAMVATLVLQEMAARLGIVSQQGLGENIRHAIKQPLIKALVIMLVVSAIVVGNGAYQSGNISGASLGLVSVVEQLGWEVSYVNWLFPLSIGVIAFLLLITGSYKVIESALVLLVGLMSVAFIVTFFLSDPQWLELGKGFIAFDLPTGATLTVIALIGTTVVPYNLFLHASTASKKWHSVDDISKARQDLFVSIPLGALISVAILSTAASAFFGKQISLQSAADIAPSLQPLFGDAASIFLGFGLFAAGISSAITAPLAAAFALSGILNLDKSLNGFGFRLTWIIILILGVLISSAGFKPVTIIWFAQIANGLLLPLISIFLLWIVNTQALGEYRNNRWQNIAATAVIFITLLLGGRSLMSAFGLL
- a CDS encoding MarR family transcriptional regulator gives rise to the protein MEKHQELLIALRKVIRAIDLHSKHLNKTSGLTSPQLLIMLEIDKASGINSSQVAKNVNLSPATVTNILDRLENKKLILRVRDTQDKRKVGLYLTDDGKALLLNAPQALQEHFIEKFSSLAQWEQSQLLSSMERLSEMMNADEIDAAPLLELHAMSASSINKTDAPKS
- a CDS encoding ice-binding family protein, with the translated sequence MNMLKNNTKKLLLPLVIAGLFTGNVMAAGPSAVDLRSAGAFAVLSQSGITDVYRSAIVGDVGTSPITGAALLLSCDEVTGDIYTVDVAGPLPCAIYSPNHLDLAIGDMGNAYDDAAGRVSPNFIELGAGEIGGLTLEPGLYKWSTDVTISTDITLSGSPTDVWIMQVSGNLNQANTTRITLAGGALAKNIFWQVAGSTTLGTNAHFEGVVLSKTLIAVNTGTSVNGRLLAQTAVTLQMNTINQPAK
- a CDS encoding sigma-54 dependent transcriptional regulator; the encoded protein is MTITAADIFQAKILIVDDQEPNVLLLEQLLFESGYTSVTTTMDPQAVCAQHQETDFDLILLDLQMPIMDGFEVMAALKADDANGYLPVLVLTAQPNHKLQALQAGAKDFISKPFDLVEVKTRIYNMLEVRLLYKQLEHTNNTLEETVQKRTAELTRSNLQLTQEIEERKKAEASLRDSYTQIKQLKDKLQAENVYLQKEVSRQYNFDEIIGSSELLSQVFQKVEQVAPMDATVLLLGETGTGKGVIARAIHSRSVRKNRPLITVDCTTLPATLIESELFGRERGAFTGSDSKQIGRFELADGGTLFLDEIGELPLDMQAKLLRVIQDGEFERLGSPRTIKVDVRIIAATNRNIINEVRNGMFREDLFYRLNVFPITLPPLRQRKEDIPLLVKHFVIKFNKKIGKQIDIISTEALNALQEHRWPGNVRELESAIERAVILSEGNSLQVLDRFETFDKQPDSEETSVKALVDLERDHIVNVLKQTSWRIEGPKGAALILGLNASTLRARMRKYGIVRE
- a CDS encoding PAS domain S-box protein, giving the protein MKNSNKSRKSPATKQVARAGKETLQSEIKAKKNQLGGKDSTDVDLHDAAIEEITKRRQAEEALLNAGALQRAIFNSANFSCIATDAKGVIQIFNVGAERMLGYSADEVVDNITPAEISDPLEVIARAEALSEELNTLITPGFDALVFKARRGIEDIYELTYIRKDGSRFPAVVSVTALRDEQETIIGYLLIGTDNSVGKQAEEALQKAGALQSAIFNSANFSSIATDAHGVIQIFNVGAERMLGYAAEEVMNKITPADISDPQEVIERAKVLSIELETAITPGFDALVFKARRGIEDIYELTYIRKDGSRFPAVVSVTALRDAQGAIIGYLLIGTDNTARKRIEEEQKELGRRLQDQHFYTRNLIESNIDALTTTDPAGIITDVNKQMEQLTGNSRDALIGTPFKDYFTDPAFAAAGIKKVLSEMIVSDYELTARAKNGTETVVSINATTFYHRDNKLQGIFYGARDVTERNRLNQKLLDKNIELENAKAVAEKANLAKSDFLSSMSHELRTPLGAILGFAQLMESSTPAPTVAQKRSIGQILKAGWYLLELINEILDLALIESGKLPMSMEAVSLAEVMKECVLMSEPQAKKHDIKVVFSRSKTPDFINVDRTRLKQVIINLLSNAIKYNRAGGSVFLESHQSSTDMMRISVRDTGAGLSAEQLGQLFQPFNRLGQEANNQEGTGIGLVVSKRLVESMEGIIGAESTVGVGSVFWFELKRTDEPVSDLENDASIIKAAQQYQDPDLWQTLLYVEDNPANLMLVENIISRRPNLGFLSAADAVQGIEMAHSHQPDVILMDINLPGISGLTALKVLSEDPNTARIPVVALSANAIPRDIAKGLDAGFFRYLTKPIRIKEFMQTLDIALEYAKSKDRRQSTRDKD